The following coding sequences lie in one Myxococcus xanthus genomic window:
- a CDS encoding patatin-like phospholipase family protein produces the protein MKDRPATLVLSGGGAKGAFHVGAERVLREVHGFRWERIFGVSVGALNAALLAQHSYRALNDIWLNIREADLYRKLPWPLVALRVGLFRKLGLYDNSPMRELIQRHLAGHRFRVPAHVGRVSLVSGNYELVPSDSRDFLDAIWQSATLPILWEPVGASALVDGGLRNATPLGDALEFGPTEIVVIVCSPSQIERAKPPTNLLEVATRSLTDITLNEILLNDVDAFVRINDIVRQAYDAGLTVRRPDGVPYRYCRITVIEPARPMGDMLDFAPEVIRMRLRHGEEMARAVSLPTGVGPGERVQRRVELFPEPPMHA, from the coding sequence ATGAAGGATCGTCCCGCAACACTCGTACTGTCCGGCGGTGGCGCCAAGGGAGCCTTCCATGTCGGCGCCGAGCGCGTCCTCCGGGAGGTCCACGGCTTCCGCTGGGAGCGCATCTTCGGCGTGTCCGTGGGCGCCCTGAACGCCGCGCTGCTGGCCCAGCACTCCTACCGGGCACTCAATGACATCTGGTTGAACATCCGCGAGGCGGACCTCTACCGGAAGCTGCCCTGGCCACTCGTGGCCCTGCGCGTGGGCCTGTTCCGCAAGCTGGGGCTGTATGACAACTCGCCCATGCGGGAGCTGATCCAGCGGCACCTCGCCGGGCACCGCTTCCGGGTGCCCGCCCACGTGGGGCGCGTGTCGCTGGTCTCCGGCAACTACGAGCTGGTGCCCAGTGATTCGAGGGACTTCCTGGATGCCATCTGGCAGAGCGCGACGTTGCCCATCCTCTGGGAGCCCGTCGGCGCGTCGGCCCTGGTCGACGGGGGCCTGCGCAACGCCACGCCCCTGGGGGATGCGCTGGAGTTCGGCCCGACGGAAATCGTCGTCATCGTCTGCTCACCGTCCCAGATTGAACGGGCGAAGCCGCCGACCAATCTCCTGGAGGTGGCCACGCGCAGCCTGACCGACATCACCCTCAACGAAATCCTGCTCAATGACGTGGATGCCTTCGTGCGCATCAACGACATCGTCCGTCAGGCCTATGATGCGGGGCTCACCGTGCGGCGTCCGGATGGGGTGCCCTACCGGTACTGCCGCATCACCGTCATCGAGCCCGCACGGCCCATGGGGGACATGTTGGACTTCGCGCCGGAGGTGATCCGGATGCGGCTGCGGCATGGTGAGGAGATGGCCCGGGCCGTCTCGCTGCCCACGGGCGTGGGCCCTGGAGAGCGCGTGCAGCGCCGCGTGGAGCTCTTCCCGGAGCCCCCCATGCATGCCTAG
- the scpB gene encoding SMC-Scp complex subunit ScpB, which yields MTTGSNGPQDETPEPGTPGGPGPFSEEEIAAVTGPGPADELDELEAASIEEDSDEAPPDLETSFEKLLSKSRKLSTDRIRTVIESVLFVAERPLSVDELYMATGIERELIAEALNQLSGIHRDGISGIVLYEVAGGWQFRTDPHSGEYVRRYLRVKPQRLTRAAVETLAIIAYRQPVTRPEIEDIRGVDCGAVIKALMDRKLVKILGKREEVGRPILYGTSREFLEFFALKDLSALPTLREFHELTQEHREIVEKEDKPAPPAAGTVEALSDPAFTKRMEKSAAASEAALEDLEEAMAAADRTQKVSSSVLDTTPPKPETGDTTGPKPE from the coding sequence GTGACTACCGGTAGCAACGGACCGCAGGACGAGACTCCAGAACCGGGCACGCCCGGCGGCCCCGGCCCGTTCTCCGAAGAGGAAATCGCTGCTGTCACGGGCCCCGGCCCGGCAGACGAACTGGATGAGCTGGAAGCAGCCTCCATCGAGGAGGACTCGGACGAGGCGCCTCCGGACCTGGAGACGTCGTTCGAGAAGCTCCTCTCCAAGAGCCGCAAGCTGTCCACGGACCGCATCCGCACCGTCATCGAGAGCGTGCTCTTCGTGGCGGAGCGGCCGTTGTCGGTGGACGAGCTGTACATGGCCACCGGCATCGAGCGGGAGCTCATCGCCGAGGCCCTCAACCAGCTCTCCGGCATCCACCGCGACGGCATCAGCGGCATCGTGCTGTACGAGGTGGCGGGCGGTTGGCAGTTCCGGACGGACCCGCATTCGGGTGAATATGTCCGGCGTTACCTGCGGGTGAAGCCACAGCGGCTGACCCGGGCGGCGGTGGAGACGCTGGCCATCATCGCGTACCGGCAGCCGGTGACGCGGCCGGAAATCGAGGACATCCGCGGCGTGGACTGCGGCGCGGTCATCAAGGCGTTGATGGACCGCAAGCTGGTGAAGATCCTGGGCAAGCGCGAAGAAGTAGGGCGGCCCATCCTTTACGGAACGTCGCGTGAGTTCCTGGAGTTCTTCGCACTGAAGGACCTGTCTGCCCTGCCCACGCTGCGTGAGTTCCACGAGCTGACGCAGGAGCACCGGGAGATCGTCGAGAAGGAAGACAAGCCGGCGCCCCCGGCTGCGGGGACGGTGGAAGCGCTGTCGGACCCGGCATTCACGAAGCGGATGGAGAAGAGCGCGGCGGCCAGTGAAGCCGCGCTGGAGGACCTGGAAGAGGCCATGGCGGCCGCAGACCGGACACAAAAGGTCAGCTCCAGCGTCCTGGACACGACGCCCCCGAAACCCGAGACGGGTGATACGACGGGGCCCAAGCCCGAGTGA
- a CDS encoding DUF4388 domain-containing protein: protein MEPFNGSLASYRLQLVMPPLFSAPGVEGVLRVERGAVRRCFHVKDGYLVGESSNDPREHLAQVLVNLRILDAPRAAAAFEAAEGAGMPYGTFLVQRCFVELPRLIEALEHKARESLFDCYAWESGEVEFTPGLPPASRAIGLKLSLSTLHRDAVTRQREWSMFRDIFPRMDTTFRVFREFAVETYSEEEDVLLDLAASGATLGEMLASAREAPLFAARWVLHLYRRGALAPRKARGPRLGEAAELEELLTLVKRFLEAGQYDHAVALAAQILEQGPVPEAHALYREAEIRLTLALSDELFALDGRLVFEPIPRPTPPDLTADDLYLYSKLRGSRSIRQALRTAAMGELAASRSVHRLMASGLIRVAPLPGSGPRRAHTDPFGLPIHSVGS from the coding sequence ATGGAGCCATTCAACGGAAGTCTCGCCAGCTATCGCTTGCAGTTGGTGATGCCGCCGCTGTTCAGCGCGCCCGGGGTTGAAGGGGTGCTGAGGGTGGAACGCGGCGCGGTGCGGCGCTGCTTCCACGTCAAGGACGGCTACCTGGTGGGCGAGAGCTCCAACGACCCGCGCGAGCACCTGGCCCAGGTCCTGGTGAACCTCCGCATCCTGGACGCGCCCCGCGCCGCGGCGGCCTTCGAAGCGGCCGAGGGAGCGGGCATGCCCTACGGCACCTTCCTGGTCCAGCGCTGCTTCGTGGAGCTGCCCCGCCTCATCGAGGCCCTGGAGCACAAGGCGCGTGAGTCCCTCTTCGACTGCTACGCCTGGGAGTCCGGCGAGGTGGAGTTCACCCCCGGCCTGCCGCCCGCGTCCCGGGCGATTGGGCTCAAGCTGTCGCTGTCCACGCTGCACCGCGACGCGGTGACGCGGCAGCGCGAGTGGAGCATGTTCCGCGACATCTTCCCGCGCATGGACACGACGTTCCGCGTCTTCCGAGAGTTCGCCGTGGAGACGTACTCGGAGGAGGAGGACGTCCTGCTGGACCTGGCGGCGAGCGGCGCCACGCTGGGAGAGATGCTGGCGAGCGCCCGGGAGGCCCCGCTCTTCGCCGCGCGCTGGGTGCTGCACCTGTACCGGCGGGGTGCCCTGGCCCCGCGCAAGGCCCGCGGCCCCCGATTGGGTGAAGCCGCCGAGTTGGAGGAGCTGCTCACCCTGGTGAAGCGCTTCCTGGAAGCCGGCCAGTATGACCATGCCGTCGCCCTGGCGGCGCAAATCCTGGAGCAGGGCCCCGTCCCCGAAGCCCATGCCCTGTACCGCGAGGCGGAGATTCGCCTGACGCTGGCCCTTAGCGACGAGCTCTTCGCGCTGGACGGGCGCCTGGTGTTCGAGCCGATTCCGCGCCCCACCCCGCCCGACCTGACGGCGGATGACCTGTACCTGTACTCGAAGCTGCGCGGCAGCCGGAGCATCCGGCAGGCCCTGCGCACGGCGGCCATGGGCGAGCTCGCCGCGTCCCGCTCCGTCCACCGGCTGATGGCGTCCGGGCTGATTCGCGTGGCCCCGCTGCCAGGGAGCGGGCCCCGGCGGGCCCACACGGACCCGTTCGGCCTCCCCATCCACAGCGTGGGGAGCTGA
- a CDS encoding sodium:proton exchanger, with product MQALLVFLSIAALSLLASSRALDPGRFPALARLAASGFLFVLLGIFLGPSVAGVLSERHLEAMRPVMALGLGTAGVLLGLNLEPRLLRLLPRSVYLSGLAHSGTAFFFVALPLLVPLVFTSVRGLLGAVGAAAMLGAAASLSSGHSAVLAWRAGRLDRARGLGVALLTMLDDAVGLGVLALALMIGAASNVGEGLGLVCLALLLGVMCGALLAFLTHSLKDLAELTTVTLGGVVLVSGAAAYLRVSPLLAGVACGATLAVVGGRTSERVARALGRVERPVFLVLVFLVGCAVHARDYWAWVLMPAFVGLRFLGKMLGGRFARRLVQQTLVLPPRLGYALIAQGGLALCLVAEYGMLVPGVLARRVLDVVVMGAVVNELLAGQAFQYVVDPPRSISANSTDGHKVAA from the coding sequence GTGCAAGCGCTGCTCGTCTTCCTATCCATCGCGGCGCTGTCGCTGCTCGCCTCCAGCCGCGCGCTGGACCCGGGGCGCTTTCCAGCGCTGGCGAGACTGGCGGCCAGCGGCTTCCTCTTCGTTCTGCTCGGCATCTTCCTGGGGCCTTCCGTGGCGGGGGTGCTCAGCGAGCGGCACCTGGAGGCCATGCGCCCGGTGATGGCGCTGGGGTTGGGCACCGCGGGCGTGCTGCTGGGCCTGAACCTGGAGCCCCGGCTGCTGCGTCTGTTGCCGCGGTCCGTCTACCTGTCGGGGCTGGCGCACTCCGGAACGGCCTTCTTCTTCGTGGCGCTGCCATTGCTGGTGCCGCTCGTCTTCACGTCCGTCCGGGGGCTGCTCGGCGCGGTGGGCGCGGCGGCGATGTTGGGGGCGGCGGCCAGCCTTTCTTCGGGGCACTCGGCCGTGCTCGCGTGGCGCGCGGGGCGCCTGGACCGGGCGCGTGGCCTGGGCGTGGCGTTGCTCACCATGTTGGATGACGCGGTGGGGCTGGGCGTGCTGGCGTTGGCCTTGATGATCGGCGCCGCCAGCAACGTGGGCGAAGGCCTGGGGCTGGTGTGTCTGGCCTTGCTGCTGGGCGTCATGTGTGGGGCGCTGCTGGCTTTCCTCACACATTCGTTGAAGGACCTGGCGGAGCTGACCACGGTGACGCTGGGCGGCGTGGTGTTGGTGAGCGGCGCGGCGGCGTACCTGCGGGTGTCGCCCTTGCTGGCGGGCGTGGCGTGTGGGGCGACGCTGGCGGTGGTGGGAGGCCGCACCTCGGAGCGCGTGGCCCGCGCGCTGGGCCGGGTGGAGCGGCCCGTGTTCCTGGTGCTCGTGTTCCTGGTGGGCTGCGCGGTGCATGCGCGGGACTACTGGGCCTGGGTGTTGATGCCCGCCTTCGTGGGCCTGCGCTTCCTGGGAAAGATGCTGGGCGGCCGGTTCGCGCGGCGGCTGGTGCAGCAGACGCTCGTGCTGCCACCCCGGCTGGGCTACGCGCTGATCGCCCAGGGCGGCCTGGCGCTGTGCCTGGTGGCGGAGTACGGGATGCTGGTGCCGGGTGTGCTGGCGCGCCGCGTGCTGGACGTGGTGGTGATGGGCGCGGTGGTGAACGAGCTGCTGGCGGGCCAGGCCTTCCAGTACGTGGTGGACCCGCCCCGCAGCATCTCCGCGAACTCGACTGACGGCCACAAGGTGGCGGCATGA
- a CDS encoding segregation and condensation protein A translates to MSEERRSPADEALREGELPRSPGDNFRIALPNFEGPLDLLLHLIKEHRVDIFDIPLALITEKYLEHLERMREINLDIAGEFLVMASTLAHLKSRMLLPRQDAVAVQEGAEVLAVAEETEDPRAELVRRLLEYQKYKDAAEQLATQDLLGRDVFARNVPVEAVPIPEEEVGLQEFSVLKLVEALDRVLERLQPKLQHEVVRERVTLSEAILRVVERLRPHGQVLFESLFTEEETPSRQEVVITFLAILEMVKRRLIRVVQDEPMGPILLLPNGDALEKLAPTEVDDSDYR, encoded by the coding sequence GTGAGTGAGGAACGTCGCTCGCCGGCCGATGAGGCCCTTCGTGAAGGGGAGTTGCCGCGGAGTCCTGGCGACAACTTCCGCATCGCGCTGCCCAATTTCGAAGGTCCGCTGGACCTGCTGCTCCATCTCATCAAGGAGCATCGGGTCGACATCTTCGACATCCCGCTGGCGCTGATCACGGAGAAGTACCTCGAGCACCTGGAGCGGATGCGGGAGATCAACCTCGACATCGCCGGGGAGTTCCTGGTGATGGCCTCCACGCTGGCGCACCTCAAGAGCCGCATGCTGCTGCCCCGGCAGGACGCCGTCGCGGTGCAGGAGGGGGCGGAGGTGCTCGCGGTCGCCGAGGAGACCGAGGACCCGCGCGCGGAATTGGTGCGGCGCCTGCTGGAGTACCAGAAGTACAAGGATGCCGCTGAACAGCTCGCCACGCAGGACCTGCTCGGCCGCGACGTCTTCGCGCGCAACGTCCCGGTGGAGGCGGTGCCCATCCCCGAAGAGGAGGTGGGTCTCCAGGAGTTCAGCGTCCTCAAGCTGGTGGAGGCACTCGACCGGGTGCTGGAGCGGTTGCAGCCCAAACTGCAGCACGAGGTGGTCCGGGAGCGCGTGACGCTGTCCGAGGCCATCCTCCGCGTAGTAGAGCGCCTGCGCCCCCATGGACAGGTTCTCTTCGAGAGCTTGTTCACGGAAGAGGAAACCCCGTCGCGACAGGAGGTGGTCATCACCTTCCTGGCCATCCTGGAGATGGTGAAGCGGCGGCTCATCCGGGTGGTGCAGGACGAGCCGATGGGGCCCATCCTGCTGCTGCCCAACGGGGACGCGCTGGAGAAGCTGGCTCCCACGGAGGTCGACGACAGTGACTACCGGTAG
- the trpS gene encoding tryptophan--tRNA ligase — MRILSGVQSSGRLHIGNYYGALRQFVQLQDEGEGYYFIANLHALTTVRDPKAALALTREAAMAYLSLGLDPKKAVLFRQSDVREVLELYWILGTVTPHAHLERAHSYKDKVAKGISPDFGLFAYPVLMAADILLYSADFVPVGKDQIQHIEFARDWAVKFNTQYVPGYDPADPEGKERGHAPGILKLPAARIQEATQTVPGVDGQKMSKSYGNTIELFGDEKEIKKRIMSIKTDSTPVDAPKPVPTQPPPSGLVSDAPLYDLLKLMLPESEFAEVDATWKAGGKGYGDYKKKLLEAYHAAFGPARQRYAELAADPGEVERILQDGANRARAEATRLMDQVRKAVGVP; from the coding sequence ATGCGAATTCTTTCAGGAGTGCAGTCGTCCGGCAGGCTGCACATCGGCAACTACTACGGCGCGCTCCGCCAGTTCGTGCAGCTCCAGGATGAAGGCGAGGGGTACTACTTCATCGCCAACCTGCACGCGCTCACCACCGTGAGGGATCCCAAGGCCGCGCTGGCGCTGACGCGCGAGGCCGCGATGGCCTACCTGTCGCTGGGGTTGGATCCGAAGAAGGCCGTGCTCTTCCGGCAGAGCGACGTGCGCGAGGTGCTGGAGCTGTACTGGATTCTGGGCACCGTGACGCCGCACGCGCACCTGGAGCGGGCCCACAGCTACAAGGACAAGGTGGCCAAGGGCATCAGTCCTGACTTCGGCCTCTTCGCCTACCCGGTGCTGATGGCCGCCGACATCCTGCTCTACAGCGCGGACTTCGTCCCGGTGGGCAAGGACCAGATTCAGCACATCGAGTTCGCGCGCGACTGGGCGGTGAAGTTCAACACCCAGTACGTGCCCGGCTACGACCCTGCCGACCCGGAAGGCAAGGAGCGGGGCCATGCGCCCGGCATCCTCAAGCTGCCCGCGGCGCGCATCCAGGAGGCCACCCAGACAGTTCCCGGCGTCGACGGACAGAAGATGTCCAAGTCCTACGGGAACACCATCGAGCTGTTCGGGGACGAGAAGGAAATCAAGAAGCGCATCATGTCCATCAAGACGGACTCGACGCCGGTGGACGCGCCCAAGCCGGTGCCCACGCAGCCGCCGCCGTCCGGGCTCGTCAGCGATGCGCCGCTCTACGACTTGCTGAAGCTGATGCTCCCCGAGTCCGAGTTCGCCGAGGTGGACGCCACCTGGAAGGCAGGCGGGAAGGGCTACGGCGACTACAAGAAGAAGCTCCTGGAGGCCTACCATGCGGCCTTTGGCCCGGCCCGTCAGCGGTATGCCGAGCTGGCGGCCGACCCGGGTGAGGTGGAGCGCATCCTCCAGGACGGCGCCAACCGGGCCCGGGCCGAGGCGACCCGCCTCATGGACCAGGTCCGCAAGGCCGTGGGAGTCCCATGA
- a CDS encoding cation:proton antiporter, whose amino-acid sequence MKGAVIRLLLLMVLLAIISRAQVLRADSGTPVMLAAGALLLCGLFAGKVAKGLGLPRLTGYLLVGVAVGPYVLGFIPNAGVKGLELVKGLAVSLIALVAGTELRLGLIRRVGARVALLCAAVCGVTFLVCFGATFALKPFLPFLADMTVPQALAVSALLSTVVVSFSPTVTIAIVQETSARGAFTEFLMALVIIGDLLVMVAFALAAGLTKASFGGGLDVTELLGGVGWELFGSVVVGLVLAVGMLIYMRGVKRELPLFLVGLCFAAAEGGTRLHLSPLLVSLAAGALIANLDEHAGERIHNAIQQAGLPVFALFFAAAGAGLKLDSLLTVGPAAMLLVALRGVAIWFSCRRFAPADDPRLKRYLWMGLISQAGVTFGLAALVSRTFPTFGPQVEVLIVAMITAHELVGPVLTRRALAASGEIRADDAQGTA is encoded by the coding sequence ATGAAGGGGGCCGTCATCCGGCTGCTGCTGTTGATGGTGCTCCTGGCCATCATCAGCCGGGCGCAGGTGCTCCGGGCTGACTCGGGGACGCCGGTGATGCTGGCGGCGGGCGCGCTGCTGCTGTGCGGCCTGTTTGCGGGAAAGGTGGCCAAGGGCCTGGGTCTGCCTCGCCTCACCGGTTACCTGCTGGTGGGCGTGGCGGTGGGGCCCTATGTGCTGGGCTTCATCCCGAACGCGGGCGTGAAGGGGCTGGAGTTGGTGAAGGGGCTGGCGGTGAGCCTCATCGCGCTGGTGGCCGGCACCGAGCTCCGGCTGGGGCTCATCCGCCGCGTGGGTGCGCGCGTGGCCTTGCTGTGCGCGGCCGTGTGCGGCGTCACCTTCCTGGTGTGCTTCGGGGCCACCTTCGCGCTCAAGCCCTTCCTGCCATTCCTGGCGGACATGACGGTGCCCCAGGCGCTGGCGGTCAGCGCGCTGCTGTCCACGGTGGTGGTGTCGTTCTCGCCCACCGTCACCATCGCCATCGTCCAGGAGACGAGCGCGCGTGGCGCCTTCACGGAGTTCCTGATGGCGCTGGTCATCATCGGCGACCTGCTGGTGATGGTGGCCTTCGCGCTCGCCGCGGGCCTGACGAAGGCGAGCTTCGGCGGCGGGCTGGACGTGACGGAGCTGTTGGGCGGGGTGGGGTGGGAGCTGTTCGGCTCGGTCGTGGTGGGCCTGGTGCTGGCCGTGGGCATGCTCATCTACATGCGCGGTGTGAAGCGGGAGCTGCCGCTGTTCCTGGTGGGCCTGTGCTTCGCGGCGGCGGAAGGGGGCACGCGCCTGCACCTGTCTCCGCTGCTGGTGTCGCTGGCGGCGGGGGCGCTCATCGCGAACCTGGATGAGCACGCGGGCGAGCGCATCCACAACGCCATCCAGCAGGCGGGGCTGCCGGTGTTCGCGCTCTTCTTCGCCGCGGCGGGCGCGGGGCTGAAGCTGGACTCCCTGCTGACGGTGGGGCCGGCGGCGATGTTGCTGGTCGCGCTGCGCGGCGTGGCCATCTGGTTCTCCTGCCGCCGCTTCGCCCCGGCGGACGACCCGCGACTCAAGCGCTACCTGTGGATGGGACTCATCTCCCAGGCGGGCGTGACGTTTGGCCTGGCGGCCCTGGTGTCCAGGACATTTCCGACCTTTGGCCCCCAGGTGGAGGTGCTCATCGTCGCCATGATTACCGCCCACGAACTGGTGGGGCCGGTCCTCACCCGGCGCGCCTTGGCGGCCTCCGGGGAGATCCGCGCGGACGACGCGCAGGGAACGGCATAG
- the xerD gene encoding site-specific tyrosine recombinase XerD — MEGMLDAFIAFIRAERGLSGKTVDAYAADINVYFEDLRSRGVSDVTQARQEDVSAHLSALGKRGLGKRSQARHLAALRGFHRFLVAERMADKDPTEDLDTPRSARKLPSFLTLEEVEQLLAAPDERTSTGVRDKAMLEVLYATGLRVSELCGLGINDVQLTAGYLVAKGKGAKERLVPLGRVAIEKVQAYLAESRPAVLGRRKSQALFVTPRGSGFTRQGFWKLLKRYALKAGIMKPLSPHKLRHSFATHLVERGADLRAVQQMLGHADLATTQIYTHVNAARLRSVYDEFHPRSDVFVPKAKKTRAAAR, encoded by the coding sequence ATGGAAGGAATGCTCGACGCGTTCATCGCCTTCATCCGCGCGGAGCGCGGACTGTCCGGCAAGACGGTGGACGCCTACGCCGCAGACATCAACGTGTACTTCGAGGACCTGCGCTCCCGCGGCGTCTCCGACGTGACGCAGGCGCGTCAGGAAGACGTGTCCGCGCACCTGTCCGCGCTGGGCAAGCGGGGCTTGGGCAAGCGCAGCCAGGCCCGTCACCTGGCGGCCCTGCGCGGCTTCCACCGGTTCCTCGTCGCCGAGCGCATGGCGGACAAGGACCCGACAGAGGACCTGGACACGCCCCGATCCGCCCGGAAGCTGCCGTCGTTCCTCACCCTGGAAGAGGTGGAACAGCTCCTGGCGGCCCCGGACGAGCGCACGTCCACGGGCGTGCGTGACAAGGCCATGCTGGAGGTGCTGTACGCCACTGGCCTCCGCGTGAGCGAGCTGTGCGGGCTGGGCATCAACGACGTGCAGCTCACGGCGGGCTATCTGGTGGCGAAGGGCAAGGGCGCCAAGGAGCGGCTCGTCCCGCTGGGGCGCGTGGCCATCGAGAAGGTCCAGGCGTACCTGGCGGAGTCACGGCCGGCGGTGCTGGGACGGCGCAAGTCCCAGGCGTTGTTCGTCACGCCGCGAGGTTCTGGCTTCACCCGGCAGGGCTTCTGGAAGCTGCTCAAGCGGTACGCGCTGAAGGCGGGCATCATGAAGCCGCTGTCGCCGCACAAGCTGCGGCATTCGTTCGCCACGCACCTGGTGGAGCGCGGCGCGGACCTGCGCGCCGTCCAGCAGATGCTGGGGCACGCGGACCTCGCCACGACGCAAATCTATACCCACGTGAACGCCGCCCGGCTGCGGTCCGTGTACGACGAATTCCATCCGCGCAGCGACGTCTTCGTCCCCAAGGCGAAGAAGACGCGAGCCGCCGCGCGGTAG
- a CDS encoding L-threonylcarbamoyladenylate synthase: protein MAAPILEVDMEHPSPRHIQRAVEVLERGGLLAYPTDTYFGLGCDLSSKKGIERLYQLKGRDKKKPLSFLCPDLSDVARYAHVSNFAYRTMKSLTPGAFTFILEATRLVPDLMMSKQKQVGIRVPDASLARELARALGRPLVTTSATNTEGEPLTDAKDIKAELGHGLDLILDGGVTLNEPSTVISLIGDSLEILRQGKGRLED from the coding sequence ATGGCCGCACCCATCCTCGAGGTGGACATGGAGCACCCTTCACCCCGCCACATCCAGCGAGCGGTGGAGGTGCTGGAGCGCGGCGGCCTGCTGGCCTACCCGACGGACACGTACTTCGGGCTCGGCTGCGACTTGAGCTCCAAGAAGGGCATCGAGCGGCTGTACCAGCTCAAGGGGCGCGACAAGAAGAAGCCCCTGTCCTTCCTCTGTCCCGACCTGTCGGACGTGGCCCGCTACGCACACGTGAGCAACTTCGCGTACCGGACCATGAAGAGCCTCACTCCGGGTGCGTTCACCTTCATCCTGGAAGCGACGCGCCTGGTGCCGGACCTGATGATGTCCAAGCAGAAGCAGGTGGGCATCCGGGTGCCTGACGCGTCGCTCGCCCGCGAGCTGGCCCGGGCCCTGGGCCGCCCTCTGGTGACGACCTCCGCGACCAACACGGAGGGTGAGCCCCTCACGGACGCAAAGGATATCAAGGCCGAGCTGGGACACGGCCTGGACCTCATCCTTGACGGGGGTGTGACACTCAATGAACCGTCGACGGTGATTTCGCTCATCGGCGATTCACTTGAAATCCTCCGGCAGGGGAAGGGTAGGCTGGAGGACTAG
- a CDS encoding general stress protein translates to MSDKDNKGSMTVAEAGRKGGETVRNERGREFYETIGRKGGATVKAERGRSFYEEIGRKGGETVKAERGAKFYEEIGKKGGDRVKATRGPNFYEEIGRKGGQKVKKLIEEGKRAARAAMAAQEGTAGAPPQEGAAPSPPPSSGEPAGPGQNE, encoded by the coding sequence ATGTCGGACAAGGACAACAAGGGCAGCATGACGGTGGCCGAAGCGGGCCGGAAGGGTGGCGAGACGGTCCGGAACGAACGCGGTCGCGAGTTCTACGAGACGATCGGCCGCAAGGGCGGCGCCACGGTGAAGGCCGAGCGCGGTCGCTCCTTCTACGAGGAGATCGGCCGCAAGGGCGGCGAGACGGTGAAGGCCGAGCGCGGCGCCAAGTTCTACGAGGAGATCGGCAAGAAGGGTGGCGACCGTGTGAAGGCCACCCGGGGTCCGAACTTCTACGAGGAGATTGGCCGCAAGGGTGGGCAGAAGGTGAAGAAGCTCATCGAAGAGGGCAAGCGGGCCGCGCGGGCCGCCATGGCGGCGCAGGAGGGCACGGCAGGTGCTCCGCCCCAGGAGGGTGCGGCGCCGTCTCCCCCCCCTTCTTCCGGAGAGCCGGCGGGGCCGGGACAGAACGAGTAG
- a CDS encoding TVP38/TMEM64 family protein, with protein sequence MAQSVKTWLRVLAPMLVSVGGLVALRLLGPDFVDQQRLASWLEPFGKWAPIAYIGFLAIRPVTLLPGQLLTAVGGMMFGTLAATLYSLTGGLLSGLLLFAAARKLGTGLMKRLAGSKYPALVRAARRHDFLFAFTACINPLCPTDVMLAAAAASGARLMPTLAGVILGTIPGTFLTAQLGSGLAQGRTTMTVVSAVGLVVSLVLGVYIGRRFYKEINADAPEPHSAPSPPAPRSIRHSEGTAKPAAF encoded by the coding sequence GTGGCGCAGTCGGTGAAGACCTGGCTCCGGGTGTTGGCCCCGATGCTCGTCTCAGTGGGGGGGCTTGTCGCACTCCGGCTGCTCGGGCCGGACTTCGTCGACCAGCAGCGCCTCGCCAGCTGGTTGGAGCCCTTCGGGAAGTGGGCGCCCATTGCATACATCGGCTTCCTTGCCATCCGGCCCGTGACACTGCTTCCGGGTCAGCTGCTGACGGCCGTGGGCGGGATGATGTTTGGCACGCTCGCAGCGACCCTCTATTCACTAACGGGCGGCTTGCTGTCGGGCCTGCTGCTTTTCGCGGCGGCGCGCAAGCTGGGCACCGGGCTGATGAAGCGCCTGGCTGGCAGCAAGTACCCCGCACTGGTGCGGGCGGCGAGGCGGCACGACTTCCTCTTCGCCTTCACCGCCTGCATCAATCCGCTGTGCCCCACCGACGTGATGCTGGCGGCGGCGGCGGCGAGCGGAGCGCGGCTGATGCCCACGCTGGCCGGCGTCATCCTTGGCACCATTCCTGGCACCTTCCTCACGGCGCAGCTCGGCAGTGGTCTGGCCCAGGGCCGCACGACGATGACAGTGGTCTCCGCCGTGGGTCTGGTGGTGTCGCTGGTGCTCGGCGTCTACATCGGGCGGCGCTTCTACAAGGAGATCAACGCAGATGCGCCGGAGCCGCATTCGGCACCGTCGCCCCCCGCGCCACGCTCCATCCGTCATTCCGAAGGGACGGCCAAGCCCGCGGCGTTCTAG